In Acidobacteriota bacterium, the genomic window GGGGTGTCGAGGAGGTTGAAGGTGCAGCCGCGGTATTCGTAGGTCATCACCGAGGCGGTGACGGAGATGCCCCGCTCCTGCTCCACCTTCATCCAGTCGGAGCGCGCCCGCCGCCGCTCGCCCCGCGCCTTCACCGCTCCCGCCATCTGGATGGCTCCGCCGAAGAGCAGCAGCTTCTCCGTCAGGGTGGTCTTACCGGCGTCGGGGTGGGAAATGATGGCGAAGGTGCGCCGGGAATGAATCTCGTCTTCGAATTTGCTCATGGGGATCTCCGCGGGGCCACCGCTCCTGGAACCGGGGCGGAAGGACGGATCCTAGCAGATGTGAAGATTGAGTCGATGGGAATCCGATCTTGGCCGGACCTGTCATCGCCAGACTGGTCATCGCCAGACTGGTCATCGCCAGACCTTGGGCCGCAGCGAGACGGAGCGCTATGCTTCCAGGACTCTGAACCATCCGGCGCAGGACACCGTATCCCCATTGCGCACCTCGAAACCATCCCCCTCGGAGACCCGCACCATGAGCTCAGTCCCCTACCTAGCCCACGCCTTTCGCCGCCCGCTCCTCTTCGTCCTCTGTTGCGCCGCGGTGGCGGGGCTGATGGTGTTGGCTGCGAGCTCAGCAAATGCCCAGCCGCGGGCGGAGGATTTGACCACCGAGGGGGTAGACGTGCCGGCCTTCTATGCCTACGACCCGCCGTCGACGCTGGTGGTGCCGGAAACGCCCGTCACCCGGGCCAAGTACCCCTTCATCGACGTCCACAACCACCAGTCGCGGATGCCCGAGCAGGACCTCGGCGAGCTGGTGGCGGCCATGGACGAGCTCAATATGGAGGTGATGGTCAATCTCAGCGGGCGGGGATTCCGGCGCATCGAGCAGCCCGACGGTAGCTTTTCCTTCGGTTTCCAGGAGCCGGAGTACCTGGGTCGGGCGATCGAGAAGGCGCGGGAGGAGGCACCGGGGCGCTTCGTGGTCTTCACCAACGTCGACTTCAGCGGCGTCGGTTCCGAGGGCTGGGCGGAGGCGGCGGTGGCGCAGCTGGAGAAGGACGTAGCCGCCGGGGCCGCCGGGCTCAAGATCTACAAAGGGCTGGGGCTGACCACCGAGGATGTGGACGGAAAGCGCATCCCCACCGACGACCCGCGCCTCGACCCCATCTGGGCCAAATGCGGCGAGCTGGGGATTCCGGTGCTCATCCACACCGGCGAGCCGGCGCCCTTCTGGATGCCCAAGGACGACCAGAACGAGCGGCTGTTGGAGCTACTGGAGCGGCCCAATCGGTATCGCGACCCGGCGGTCTATCCGTCCTGGGAAGAGATCATGGGCGAGCAGCACAACCTCTTCCGCCGCCACCCCGAGACCGTCTTCATCAACGCCCACCTGGGGTGGCTGGGCAACGACCTGGCCAAGCTCGGCGAGCTGCTGGACGAGCTACCCAACGTCTACACGGAGATCGGCGCCGTCCTCGCCGAGCTCGGCCGCCAGCCGCGTTTCGCCCGTCAATTCCTCACGGAGTATCAGGACCGGGTGATGTTCGGAAAGGACAGCTGGAATCCCGAGGAGTACCACACCTACTTCCGGGTGCTGGAGACCGACGACGAGTATTTCCCCTACTACCGCCGGCGCCACGCCTTCTGGCGCATGTACGGCCTCGACCTGCCGGACGAGGTTCTCAAGAAGCTGTACTACAAGAATGCTCTGAAGGTGATCCCGGGCATCGACCCGGCGCCCTTCCCGGACTGAGCTGGCCCGGTCTCGCCAGGCCTGAGCTCGCCGGGCCTGAGCTCGCCAGCCATGCCTCGTCAGCGGCCGCTCTGGTCCGCCACCCGCTTCTTTAGCGACGGAGGCCCGGCACGCCGCCGTAGATCAGGGTCAAGGCCAGCCGGGCGACGATGAAGCCTCCTACGGTGGCGAAGAGCTCAGCCCAGCGGCCCTGGAGCATCAGCCACACCGCCGCCCCCAGCACCGGAAGGGCCCGGAGCATCCAGCTCATGGCGATGAGCAGCAGCGGCCGAGAGCTATCCGCCAGCAGGCGGACGGTCCACCACAGGCCGGCGTAGGCCAGAGCCGCGAGACCGGCACCGAGCAGTGCGAAGAGAGCGATGTCGATCATGAGGGGATGCAGGGCTCCATCGGAAGCAGCCGACTAGTAGGCAGCGGGCCCGTCGAGGAAGAGGCCACTTGCGGAACGAATCAGTCCCGGAAGTTGACGAATTCCAGCTCCAGGCCCACGTCCTGCCCCTTGGCATGCTGGATCACCGCCTGCAGGTCGTCCCGCTTCTTGCCGGTGACCCGTACCTGATCGTCCATGATCTGGGCCTGCACCTTGAGTTTGAGGCCCTTGATGGATTTCACAATGGCCTTGGCCTTGTCCATGGGGATGCCGCTCTGCAGGGTCAGCTTCTGCCGCACGGTGCTGTCCGCCGCGGGCTCCACCGCTCCGCTTTCCAGGTTGCGCACCGAAACACCTCGCCGCACCAGCTTGGACTTGAGCACGTCGAGGACGGCGCCGAGCTTGTACTCGTCGTCCCCCACCAGGGTGAAGGTTTGCTCTTTGTCCCAGTCGATGCTGCTCTTGCTGCCGCGGAAGTCGTAGCGCTGGGAAATCTCTTTGCGCGCCTGGTTGACCGCGTTGTCCACTTCCTGCAGGTCGTTCTGAACCACGATGTCGAAGGAGGGCATAGTCGCCTCGATTCCAATTGAGTCGATTTCAAGTCAAGGGGTCTGCTAACAACAGCGGCCCCGAGCGTCGCCCGTCGACCGGGCAACGTCCGAGGCCGCTGACGGGCAAAGACGGATCTCCGGCCTCAGCCGTGGTCCGCGGTA contains:
- a CDS encoding amidohydrolase family protein, encoding MSSVPYLAHAFRRPLLFVLCCAAVAGLMVLAASSANAQPRAEDLTTEGVDVPAFYAYDPPSTLVVPETPVTRAKYPFIDVHNHQSRMPEQDLGELVAAMDELNMEVMVNLSGRGFRRIEQPDGSFSFGFQEPEYLGRAIEKAREEAPGRFVVFTNVDFSGVGSEGWAEAAVAQLEKDVAAGAAGLKIYKGLGLTTEDVDGKRIPTDDPRLDPIWAKCGELGIPVLIHTGEPAPFWMPKDDQNERLLELLERPNRYRDPAVYPSWEEIMGEQHNLFRRHPETVFINAHLGWLGNDLAKLGELLDELPNVYTEIGAVLAELGRQPRFARQFLTEYQDRVMFGKDSWNPEEYHTYFRVLETDDEYFPYYRRRHAFWRMYGLDLPDEVLKKLYYKNALKVIPGIDPAPFPD
- a CDS encoding ATP synthase subunit I, whose amino-acid sequence is MIDIALFALLGAGLAALAYAGLWWTVRLLADSSRPLLLIAMSWMLRALPVLGAAVWLMLQGRWAELFATVGGFIVARLALTLIYGGVPGLRR
- a CDS encoding YajQ family cyclic di-GMP-binding protein, which gives rise to MPSFDIVVQNDLQEVDNAVNQARKEISQRYDFRGSKSSIDWDKEQTFTLVGDDEYKLGAVLDVLKSKLVRRGVSVRNLESGAVEPAADSTVRQKLTLQSGIPMDKAKAIVKSIKGLKLKVQAQIMDDQVRVTGKKRDDLQAVIQHAKGQDVGLELEFVNFRD